The genomic stretch TGGCGTCGGCGGCATGTGCGTCCCGAACGCCCAGCACGCGGTCCGTCAGGCCAAGCAGCTCGCCAAGAACCTCGTCGCCACCATCCGCGGCGAAGCGACCGTCGACTACAAGCACGAGAACCTCGGCGCCGTCGCGGGCCTCGGTCTCGGCATCGGTGTGTTCCAGTCCGGCAAGTTCGCCATGAAGGGCTTCCTCGCCTGGGGTGCCCACCGCGGCTACCACGGTCTGGCCATGCCGTCGTGGGAGCGCAAGATCCGCGTCGTCGGCGACTGGGTCGGCAACTTCTTCCTGGGCCGCGACATCGCGTCCCTCGACGACCGCGAGACCCCGCGTGCGGCGTTCGAGGCCTGGGCCTCCCGCCCGAAGCCGGCCGTCGAGGCCGCTCCGGAAGCGGAGTCCCCGGCCGCCGGCCAGCCCGCGGATGCAGCGGGTCCCGCCTACGCGACGCCCGCCGAGGACGTCTCGAAGGAAGCCGCGCCCGTCGGCGCCGGTGAGTCGGCGAAGACCGAGTAAGCAGGCCGAGCGGACAGCTCGAGCACGTCCGAGAGCGGGCGGTCACCCCATGGGTGGCCGCCCGCTCCCGCGTCGGTAGGCTGATCGGGCCCGACCGGCCGCGGTCGTGCGCCCCCGTGGCCCAATCGGTAGAGGCACGCGACTTAAAATCGCTGAGTTGTGGGTTCGAGTCCCACCGGGGGTACGAGAACCGGACGGGCACCCGACTCAACATCGCTGAGTTGTGGGTTCGAGTCCCACCGGGGGTACGAGAACCGGAGGGGCACCCGAACCGGACGGGCGCCCGGACTCGTTACGCTGACCCTGTGGTCGGGATCGGGAGCGCGCTGACGAACCTCCGGGACGCCCTCCGGCGCCCCGAGGCCCACGTCGAGGTCATCGACGGCGAGACCGTCCCGATCGGCATGCTCCTCGGCACGCTCGGCGCCCTGCTGCTGGACGCCGGGAGCTCGGTCACCGACGTCCGCTCGGCCCTCGAGAAGACCCGCGACGCCGCCGGGGTCGACGGCCTGGCGATCGGCGTCCTGCCGGCGCTGGTGATCGTCAGCGAGGCGGCCACCGGTGCCGCCACCATCGTGAACGCCGAGGGCATCGAACTGTCGTTCCGGCAGTCCGCACGCGCGAACCGCCTGGTCCTCGGACTCGAACGGGGCGCCATCGCCCTGGCCGAGATCCCCGCACGGGTCCGCAGCATCCGGCAGGGCACCCGTCCGCCGGCGCCGCTGCCCTGGGTGCTCGGCAACGCGCTGACGTCGGCTGGCCTGGCGGTCGTGTTCCGCTGCCCGTGGTGGGCGGTCCTGGTCGCGCTGGCGGTCGGCGCCCTCGTCGGTGTGATCGGTCTGCTGCTCCGGCGCTTCCGGGAGGCCATCGCCGTCGTCCCGTTCCTCGCGGCGTTCTGTGCGACCGCGGTCGTCGGGCTCGTAGCCGCGAGCACCGGGTTCGACCACGTCCCCCTCTACGCCGTCTGCGCCCCGGTCGCGGTGTTCGTGCCGGGAGCGCTGATCACCAACGCCCTGCTCGAGCTCACCGCGGCGGACATCGTCACCGGCTCGGCCCGGCTGATGCAGGGCCTCATCATGCTCGGCTTCATGGCGGCGGGCATCGCGGCCGGCAGCGCCGTCACCGGTCTGCACGTCGACCCGACCTCGGCGGCCCTGGTCGGTGAGGTCGCCGGCATCGGCACGGACCGCGCCGGGTGGGAGGCCGTGCCACCACTGTGGGCGTCCTGGGTCGCCGTCGTGGTCCTGGCGACCGGCATCAGCCTGGTCTTCGGGTCGGGCTGGCGGCTCACCGCGGCCTCGGTCGTCGTGATGGTCACCGCCTACGCGGTCGTCTCGTGGCTGACCCCGTTCAGCGGCAGCGTCGTCGCGACTGGGTTGGCCGCCGCACTGCTCTTCGTCGCGACGCGTGTGCTGGAGCGGATCGTGCCCGTCATCCCGGCGACGGTGTCCTTCCGTCCGGCGTTCCTGCTGCTCGTCCCGGGCACGGTCGGGCTGGTCGCGCTCTCGACCTTCGACGCCGGGGCCCTCGCGACGCCGCTCGCGACGTTCATCAGCCTCTGCGTCGGCACGAAGATCGGCGGCCTCCTGCCCGGCCTCTTCGCCCGCTCGGCCCCGACGCACTGACGCATAGGCGCGCGGACGCCCCAACGCCCGATGCACTGATGCACTGACGCGCTGACGCGCTGATCGGCGGAAGCATCGGCGTGCCAACGAGGTGGCGACCGGGCCGGGCCAGGCCGGGCCGCGCCCGACGGCGGTCCGGCGCACCCCGGCCCGCTCCGGTCGCCGGACACGGATCGGTGACGGTGCCGACGACGGACGGGAGGCCCGGTCGGGTCGCCGGACACGGATCGGTGACGGTGCCGACGACGGACGGGAGGCCCGTGGCGGGGCCGCGTCGAGCCTCCCGGCTGGTCGGACCGTCCGGTCCACCGGCCGCGCCGGACCCGGGTCAGGACCGGACGGCGGGCCCGTCGAACCGGAGCCATGCCCAGGCAGCAGCTGCCGCGACCAGGACCACGCCGACACCGGTCGCCATCGCGGCGACCGGGACGTGCGTGCCGGCCGCACCGGAGTAGACCGCGGCGGCGAGACCGACGCCGACCGCCGCGAGGGCCGCGTACCGGGGCCGGGAGACCGAGGCGAGTGCGGCGCCCGCCGTCCCGCGGAGGGGCAGCAGCGTGACGACCAGCGAGCCGAGGCCACCGACGCAGAGGGTGCTGGCGAACTCGGAGACGAGCGATCCGGCGAAGCCGACGGACGGGGTGACGCTGTGCAGGACCCAGCCGACGACCGCGAGGACGAGCAGCGCGACCGATCGCCAGGTGGCGCTCCGCGCGCAGGCGGCGACGCTGCGGCCGAGGTGCAGGGCGGCGGTGTCGAGGTCGGTCCGGGCCACCGGCACCAGCAGGACGCCGACGACGAGGGCGGGGGAGAGGTCGCCGGCACGGGTCAGCCCGCTCGCCAGGACCGCGGCGAGGAGCAGGCCGGGGGAGAGCCGGTACGTGACGGTGTGGCGGTCCTCGCCCGCGGTCCAGCGGGTGGCGAGGACGACGGCCGCACTGAGCACCGCGACTCCGGCGACGACGCCGATCGCGAGACGGACGTAGCGGGCCTCGAGGGCGATGCCGGTGCCGAGGAGGGCGAGCAGACCGGCGACGGCGATCCCGATCGTGACGGTGACCCAGCTCGCCACGGCGTCGTCACCGCGGCGGCGTTCCGAGCGGGTGCGGTTCCGGCCGGTGAAGCGGGCTGCACCGAACGGGATCCGTCCGCGCAGGGCACCGGCGAGGACCCGCCCCGGGCCGGCGACGAGCAGGAGGAACGCGGCGGCGACCCCGCCGGCGATGGCGAGGGTGCGCCACGAGAACGCGGACTGGATGGTGGGGACGGCGTGGTCGTACCCGGTCGCGACGGTCCAGTCACCGGCGGGACCCGTCCAGTCGGGGCCGCCGGCGTGGCTGCTCGGGCCTCCACCGGGCAGTGCGCTGCCGGGGGTCCCGTCGCCGCTGGTGCCCGTGCCGGTGCCGTCCGTCGGTCCGGTGCCGCCGGTCGGGCCTGCGCCGGACCCGCTGGTCGGGCCGGTGGTGCTGTCGGCGCTGCCGGGTCCGCTGCCGTGCGTCCCACCGCCGTGCGTCCCGCCACCGGGGGTGCCGCTGCCGGCTCCGCTGCCGGGGGTCGCCCCGGGCGTGCTGGTCGTCGGGGTCGCGGACGCGTCGCCGGTGACCCGGAAGGTGGTGGCGCTCGCGGCCGCCGAGGTGTTGCCCGCTTCGTCCTGTGCGACCGCCCGGATCTCGTGCGTGCCGGCGCGGAGGCTGTCCGCGACCCGGCAGGACCACGTCCCGTCCGCAGCGACCGACGCCCGGCACACCGCGGTCGAGTCGACGTACGCGGTGACGACCGTCTGTGGTTCGGCGGTCCCCGCGATGCGCACGCGCTGAGGACCGACGGCGCCGGATCCGGCCGGCGCGGTGATCCGTGGCGCAGCGGGCGCGGTCCGGTCGACGACGAGGGTCCGCGCGGCGGAGGCGGCGCTCCGGAGGTCCGACCGGTACCCGGTGGCGGTGCTCGCGGTCTGGGTGGCGCTGACACTGACGGTGCCCTCGGCCGGGGCGCTCGCACCGGATCCCCACCGGGCAGTCCATGTGCCGGCAGCGGTGACGACGGCGGTCAGCACCGCGGTGGAACCGGACCGGCTGACGGTGACCGTGGCGCCGGGGTGGCCCGTCCCGGTGACCGTCCCCGTGGTGGGCCGTCGGGCGTCGATGGTCGGCGGCACGATGACGTCCGACGGAGCGGCGTCGGCACTCGGCAGGGCGGAGGCCGTCGTGTCGAGGACGGTGAAGACCTGCGCGGGGCCGGAGCGCACCGTCCCGACGCAGGACCACGAGCCGGCGGTGCTCGTGAGGGCACGGCAGACCGAGGCCGAGGGGACGGCGGGTTCGGCGACCCGCACCTGGTGCCCGGGGGTCGCCCGTCCGGAGAAGCGGGCGAGGGCGGTGGTGATGTCCCCCGGGTCGACGATCGTCGGCGCGGTCGGGGTACTGCCGGAGGGCGGGGTGGGGGAGGGCGTCGGGGCGGGGCTCGCCGCGTCCCCGGCGCCGGGGGCCGGCACGGGGTTCGAGAAGACGGGGGCGGGCTTCGCGGCGTCGCTGTTGCCCGGATCGGTGCCGGTGCCGTCTTCGGTGGAGGAGCCGGTACCCGCGGTGGTCCCGCTGCCCGTGGTGCCGGTCGCCGTGGCGGTCCCGCTGCCCGTGGTCGTGTCGGCTCCGGGGAGCGTGGTCGCGAGGGCGGGCACGGATGCCAGGGGCAGGAGCGTCAGACCGAGTGCCGCGACCAGCAGGCGTGCCGCGGTCCTCCGGGGTCGTCGACGACGGGCGTCACCCCTGACGTCCTGGTGCTGCACGTTGTCCCCGGCCGTGTCCATCCTGTCCATCCCACGCGATCCGGGCGCTCCGGTCAACACCCCGCGCGGAGGAAGGCCCCGCTTCCGCGCCTCCGCGGCCGTTCCGGGTCGTTGTCCGGGTCCGTTCCGGATGCGCCCCGCGAACCGGGTGTGCATCACTCGGGAATCGGCCGTGAAGATCGGTCCTCAGCGAGGGCGCTCAGAGGCGCTCGGTAGGATCGATCCGGACCGCTGAGGTCCCACCCAGCGGGCTGCGGAGGTCCGCATGCAACTGCGGCCCGACGCGCAAAGGAGTACGCCCGAATGGACACCGGAGTCGTCACGACACTCATCGTGATCGGCGTTGTGGTCGTCGTCCTCGTGGTGATCGGGATCTGGTTCTGGTCGAGCCAGAAGTCCCTCACCGCGCTGCAGCACCGCGTCGACACCGCCTGGGCCGAGATCGCCGCCCACCTGCAGGAACGCGCCGAACTCATCCCCACCATCGTGGACACCGTGCAGGGTCATGCCGCGCACGAGAAGTCGGCGATCACGGCCGTGACCGACGCCCGCGCCGAGACCCTGGCCGCGCGCGATGCCGTCGCCGCTTCGGCTGCGGAAGGGCACATGCAGAAGGCGCTGAAGGGTGTGTTCCGCATCGCCGAGGGGTACCCGCAGCTGCAGTCCAGCCAGTCGTTCCTCGAGCTCCAGTCGCGGCTGGTGTCCACGGAGGACAAGATCCAGTCCGCCCGCCGGCACTACAACGGCGGCGTGCGCGAGCTCAACACGAAGGTGCAGTCGTTCCCGGCCTCGAGCATCGCGAAGCGTCGCGGTGTCGGCCAGGCGCCGTTCTTCGAGACCGCCGAACCGGCTGCGATCGCCGAACCGCCGCGGGTGCAGTTCTAGCGAGCCGCCCCGCAGGGAGCTGGTCGGTAGTCACCCGATCGGCCGTCACCCGATCGGCACGACCCCGAGCGCTGCCCGCAGGGCCCCGGCCGCTGTCCCGCGGTCGGTGACCTCGACCCCGTCGAGCCCCTGCCACGCGGCCGTCCGCCGCAGCAACGCGGCCAACCGCTCGACGTCGATCCGCGCTCCGGGCTCGTGCCAGGCCGTCCGGACGTGCAGCACACCGCGCTGCCGGTCGCTCTTCAGGTCGATCCGACCGACCAGGGCGTCGTCCTGCAGCACCGGCAGCACGTAGTACCCGAACACCCGCTTCGGTGCCGGTGTGTAGATCTCGATCCGGTAGTGGAAGCCGAACAGCCGCTCGGCCCGGGGACGGAACCACACCACCGGGTCGAAGGGGCTGAGCACGGCGTCGACCTCGACCCGGCGGGGCACCCGGGCGTCCACGTGCATCCATGCCCGGTCGCGCCACCCCTCGACCGACACCGGCACCAGTTCGCCGGCGTCCTGCAGCTCGGTGATCGCGGCAGCGGTGTCGTCGGAGCGCAGCCGGTGGTGGTCGGCCAGATCTGCACGGGTGCCGACACCGACGGCACGGGCCGAACGGCGGACGAGCTCCCGCACGGCGTCGGCCCGGTCGGGGGCGGCTGCGAAGTACCCCGACGGCAGCACCTGCTCCGGCAGCGCGTAGACCCGCTCGAACCCGGCGCGTCCGGCACTGACGACGTTACCCCAGCGGAAGAGCTGTTCGAGCCCGTGCTTCACGTCGCTCCAGCCCCACCACGGACCCCGTCGGACGTTCGACTCGTGTTCGACGGCGCTCGCGGGCATCGGCCCCTCGGCGGCGAGCAGGGTCAGCAGCTCGGTCCGGACCCGAGCGGTCTGCTCGACGCCGGCGATGCGCAGTGGGTTCGTGGTGTCGCGCTGCCGGTACGCGTCCATCCGCCACCGGAACAGCCGGAGGTCGTCGCGGGGGACGAAGGCGGCCTCGTGCGCCCAGTACTCGATCCACGGGCTGCGCTGCGTCAGCGTCAACCGGTCGAGGGCGCTCTTGTCGTAGGGACCCAGGCGAGCGAAGAGCGGCAGGTAGTGACTGCGCTCGAAGACGTTCACCGAGTCGATCTGCAGGACCCCGAGTCGGGCGAGGCCGGCCGACACCGCCCGGGTCGGCGCGAGGGCGGTCGAACCGGTCGTCGGCGCCCGGCCGAACCCCTGCGCGGCCAGGGCGACCCGGCGGGCCTCGGCGGCGGAGAGCGTGGTCCTGACCATGACGGGAACGCTACCGAGCCCCGCCGACGCCCGGATCAGCCCGGCGTCGGACGTCACACATGCCGCGACCGGCACCTCCCCGGTTCCGCGTGGATACAGTGGCGGAATGGCATGGGGAAAGAAGACTCATCCCGACCCCGTGGTCGAGGACTCGGTACCGCTCGGCATGCGCATCGCGGGGGCGTTCTCGTGGCGCGTGCTCGTCGTCGCGGGCGTCATCGCCCTCTTCATCTGGCTGATGACGATCTTCAGCGAGATCCTCGTCCCCTTCCTCATCGGCGTCGTGATCTCCGCCCTGCTCGTGCCGATCTCGAACCGGCTGCAGCGCTGGCACGTCCCGAAGTGGCTCGCGGTGATCATCAGCCTGCTGGGCGGGCTCGCCGCGGTGGCCGCCCTGGTGTGGCTCGTGATCGACCAGATCATCGCCTCGTACCCGTCCCTCCGCGACCGCACGGTGTCCCAGTACGGCAACGTGCGGCAGTTCGTGCTCAACTCCGGATTCGGGATCTCACAGAAAGACGTCAACCAGTGGCTCGATGAAGCCACGAAGTGGGTGCAGGACCACTCGGGCACGATCCTGTCCGGCGTCGCGAGCGCCGGGTCGAGCGCCACGCACGTCTTCGAGGCGCTGTTCATCATCCTCTTCACCACGATCTTCCTGCTCATCGACGGCAAGAACGTCTGGCGCTGGACCGTCCGACTCTTCCCGCGCAAGGCCCGCGCGACCGTCGACGGTGCGGGTGTCGCCGGCTGGATCACCCTGACGAGCTTCATCCGGGTGCAGATCTTCGTCGCGTTCGTCGACGCAGTCGGCATCGGTCTCGGCGCCTTCATCGTCGGGCTGTTCTTCGGCGGCATGCCCCTGGTGATCCCGATCGCCGCGATCGTGTTCCTCGGCGCGTTCATCCCGGTCGTCGGTGCGATCGTCACGGGCTTCCTGGCCGTCTTCGTCGCGCTCATCTTCAACGGGCCGCTCGCCGCCGTCCTGGTGCTCGGCGTCGTCCTGCTCGTCCAGCAGATCGAGGGCCACATCCTGCAGCCGCTCGTGATGGGCAACGCGGTCAAGGTGCACCCGCTGGCCGTAGTGCTCGGCGTGACCGCAGCCTCCGGTCTCGCCGGCATCTCCGGTGCGTTCTTCGCCGTCCCGCTCATCGCCACCCTGAACGCCATGGTCACGACCATCGCGAGCGGGCGCTGGCGGGGGCTCGACTCCGACCACGTCCTCGAGGCCACCCCGAAGCGCGGCCAACACGGGCGCATCCAGCTGCGGCGACGGCGGCACCAGGTCGGCGACGACGTCCCGGCGCCGGGCTCCGACGACGGTCCGGCCGCCGAGCCGGGCACCGCCAGCACCAACTGAGCGTCACGTGACAGCCGGACGCTCCGCGACCGACGATGATGGGACCGTGACCGACACGACTGCATCGCC from Curtobacterium sp. MCLR17_032 encodes the following:
- a CDS encoding LemA family protein, with protein sequence MDTGVVTTLIVIGVVVVVLVVIGIWFWSSQKSLTALQHRVDTAWAEIAAHLQERAELIPTIVDTVQGHAAHEKSAITAVTDARAETLAARDAVAASAAEGHMQKALKGVFRIAEGYPQLQSSQSFLELQSRLVSTEDKIQSARRHYNGGVRELNTKVQSFPASSIAKRRGVGQAPFFETAEPAAIAEPPRVQF
- a CDS encoding AI-2E family transporter, coding for MAWGKKTHPDPVVEDSVPLGMRIAGAFSWRVLVVAGVIALFIWLMTIFSEILVPFLIGVVISALLVPISNRLQRWHVPKWLAVIISLLGGLAAVAALVWLVIDQIIASYPSLRDRTVSQYGNVRQFVLNSGFGISQKDVNQWLDEATKWVQDHSGTILSGVASAGSSATHVFEALFIILFTTIFLLIDGKNVWRWTVRLFPRKARATVDGAGVAGWITLTSFIRVQIFVAFVDAVGIGLGAFIVGLFFGGMPLVIPIAAIVFLGAFIPVVGAIVTGFLAVFVALIFNGPLAAVLVLGVVLLVQQIEGHILQPLVMGNAVKVHPLAVVLGVTAASGLAGISGAFFAVPLIATLNAMVTTIASGRWRGLDSDHVLEATPKRGQHGRIQLRRRRHQVGDDVPAPGSDDGPAAEPGTASTN
- a CDS encoding crosslink repair DNA glycosylase YcaQ family protein is translated as MVRTTLSAAEARRVALAAQGFGRAPTTGSTALAPTRAVSAGLARLGVLQIDSVNVFERSHYLPLFARLGPYDKSALDRLTLTQRSPWIEYWAHEAAFVPRDDLRLFRWRMDAYRQRDTTNPLRIAGVEQTARVRTELLTLLAAEGPMPASAVEHESNVRRGPWWGWSDVKHGLEQLFRWGNVVSAGRAGFERVYALPEQVLPSGYFAAAPDRADAVRELVRRSARAVGVGTRADLADHHRLRSDDTAAAITELQDAGELVPVSVEGWRDRAWMHVDARVPRRVEVDAVLSPFDPVVWFRPRAERLFGFHYRIEIYTPAPKRVFGYYVLPVLQDDALVGRIDLKSDRQRGVLHVRTAWHEPGARIDVERLAALLRRTAAWQGLDGVEVTDRGTAAGALRAALGVVPIG
- a CDS encoding Ig-like domain-containing protein → MDTAGDNVQHQDVRGDARRRRPRRTAARLLVAALGLTLLPLASVPALATTLPGADTTTGSGTATATGTTGSGTTAGTGSSTEDGTGTDPGNSDAAKPAPVFSNPVPAPGAGDAASPAPTPSPTPPSGSTPTAPTIVDPGDITTALARFSGRATPGHQVRVAEPAVPSASVCRALTSTAGSWSCVGTVRSGPAQVFTVLDTTASALPSADAAPSDVIVPPTIDARRPTTGTVTGTGHPGATVTVSRSGSTAVLTAVVTAAGTWTARWGSGASAPAEGTVSVSATQTASTATGYRSDLRSAASAARTLVVDRTAPAAPRITAPAGSGAVGPQRVRIAGTAEPQTVVTAYVDSTAVCRASVAADGTWSCRVADSLRAGTHEIRAVAQDEAGNTSAAASATTFRVTGDASATPTTSTPGATPGSGAGSGTPGGGTHGGGTHGSGPGSADSTTGPTSGSGAGPTGGTGPTDGTGTGTSGDGTPGSALPGGGPSSHAGGPDWTGPAGDWTVATGYDHAVPTIQSAFSWRTLAIAGGVAAAFLLLVAGPGRVLAGALRGRIPFGAARFTGRNRTRSERRRGDDAVASWVTVTIGIAVAGLLALLGTGIALEARYVRLAIGVVAGVAVLSAAVVLATRWTAGEDRHTVTYRLSPGLLLAAVLASGLTRAGDLSPALVVGVLLVPVARTDLDTAALHLGRSVAACARSATWRSVALLVLAVVGWVLHSVTPSVGFAGSLVSEFASTLCVGGLGSLVVTLLPLRGTAGAALASVSRPRYAALAAVGVGLAAAVYSGAAGTHVPVAAMATGVGVVLVAAAAAWAWLRFDGPAVRS
- a CDS encoding threonine/serine exporter family protein, translating into MVGIGSALTNLRDALRRPEAHVEVIDGETVPIGMLLGTLGALLLDAGSSVTDVRSALEKTRDAAGVDGLAIGVLPALVIVSEAATGAATIVNAEGIELSFRQSARANRLVLGLERGAIALAEIPARVRSIRQGTRPPAPLPWVLGNALTSAGLAVVFRCPWWAVLVALAVGALVGVIGLLLRRFREAIAVVPFLAAFCATAVVGLVAASTGFDHVPLYAVCAPVAVFVPGALITNALLELTAADIVTGSARLMQGLIMLGFMAAGIAAGSAVTGLHVDPTSAALVGEVAGIGTDRAGWEAVPPLWASWVAVVVLATGISLVFGSGWRLTAASVVVMVTAYAVVSWLTPFSGSVVATGLAAALLFVATRVLERIVPVIPATVSFRPAFLLLVPGTVGLVALSTFDAGALATPLATFISLCVGTKIGGLLPGLFARSAPTH